A DNA window from Brenneria izadpanahii contains the following coding sequences:
- the tal gene encoding transaldolase yields MTDKLTSLRQLTTVVADTGDIAAMKLYQPQDATTNPSLILNAAQIPEYRKLIDEAISWARAQSGNRDQQITDATDKLAVNIGLEILKLIPGRISTEVDARLSYDTEASVAKAKRLIKLYNDAGVSNDRILIKLASTWQGIRAAEQLEKDGINCNLTLLFSFAQARACAEAGVFLISPFVGRILDWYKANGDKKEFAPGEDPGVISVSEIYNYYKEHGYETVVMGASFRNLGEILELAGCDRLTIAPALLKELSESEGEVVRKLSYTGEVKARPAKMTEAQFYWQHNQDPMAVDKLADGIRKFAVDQEKLEKMIAASL; encoded by the coding sequence ATGACGGATAAACTGACTTCCCTACGCCAATTGACAACGGTTGTGGCTGATACCGGTGATATTGCGGCAATGAAATTGTACCAACCGCAGGATGCCACAACTAACCCTTCACTGATTCTGAATGCCGCTCAAATTCCTGAATACCGAAAGCTGATTGATGAAGCGATTTCCTGGGCGCGCGCTCAGAGCGGCAATCGTGATCAGCAGATTACTGACGCCACCGATAAACTGGCCGTCAACATCGGGTTGGAGATCCTGAAACTGATCCCCGGCCGCATTTCAACAGAAGTTGACGCTCGTCTTTCCTACGACACCGAGGCCAGCGTCGCAAAGGCCAAGCGCCTGATTAAGCTCTATAACGATGCGGGCGTCAGCAATGACCGTATTTTGATCAAGCTGGCTTCCACCTGGCAGGGGATTCGCGCCGCAGAGCAGTTGGAGAAAGACGGCATCAACTGTAATCTGACGCTGCTGTTCTCCTTTGCGCAGGCTCGCGCGTGCGCCGAAGCCGGCGTATTCCTGATTTCGCCGTTCGTTGGCCGTATTCTGGATTGGTATAAAGCCAATGGCGATAAGAAAGAGTTCGCTCCTGGCGAAGATCCGGGCGTGATTTCCGTTAGTGAAATTTATAATTACTACAAAGAACACGGCTATGAAACGGTGGTTATGGGGGCGAGCTTCCGTAATTTGGGTGAAATCCTTGAGCTGGCCGGATGCGATCGTCTGACCATCGCGCCGGCTTTGCTGAAAGAGCTGTCCGAAAGCGAAGGCGAAGTGGTTCGTAAACTTTCTTATACCGGCGAGGTTAAAGCACGTCCGGCTAAGATGACCGAAGCGCAGTTCTACTGGCAGCATAATCAGGATCCGATGGCCGTTGA